A genome region from Candidatus Zixiibacteriota bacterium includes the following:
- a CDS encoding glutamate mutase L, producing MARFENPDDIKVIVATDCGSTTTKAILIEYVNGEYRLLSRGEAPTTVEAPFEDVTMGVLNAVAELEELSGRKLLDENNRFISPAQGGVGTDVYISTSSAGGGLQMMVAGVVRSMTAESAERAALGAGAIVMDVIASNDKRLPHQQIERIRHLRPDMILLSGGIDGGTTTHVVEIAELVSAADPRPRLGTGYKLPIIYAGNRDATDAVQKTLSSKVDLRTVANLRPVLETENLGPAREEIHELFMEHVMAQAPGYRKLMEWTDAPIMPTPGAVGLIIKTIADQYNIEAVGVDIGGATTDVFSVFRPDGKTGIFNRTVSANLGMSYSISNVFAEATLPMVMRWVPFEMNERDLRNRVKNKMIRPTTIPQSMQELIFEQAIAKEALRLAFIQHKNFATVLKGVQQQRTIADAFEQSTSGQTIVNMMTLDMLIGSGGVLSHAPRRQQAGLMLIDAFLPEGVTRLAVDSIFMMPQLGVLTEVQPRAATEVFEKDCLIHLGTCVAPVGVAKKPGPILKYHIALPDGAVSGTLDYLEMKLFRLGLQENGLPQTARAVLEPERGFDIGAGPGNKVERDLHGGVVGIILDGRGRPFDLSSLADKDRVAFLKKWMTDLDIYPAEALEKSL from the coding sequence ATGGCCAGATTCGAAAACCCCGATGATATCAAGGTAATCGTCGCCACCGACTGCGGCTCCACCACCACCAAGGCGATTCTGATAGAATATGTGAACGGCGAGTACCGCCTCCTTTCGCGGGGGGAAGCGCCCACGACGGTCGAGGCCCCTTTCGAGGATGTCACTATGGGCGTTCTGAATGCGGTGGCCGAGCTCGAGGAGTTGTCCGGCCGGAAACTGCTGGACGAGAACAACCGGTTTATTTCTCCGGCCCAGGGTGGGGTCGGCACCGACGTCTACATATCGACATCGTCGGCCGGCGGCGGACTTCAAATGATGGTCGCCGGAGTGGTGCGGTCCATGACCGCCGAATCGGCCGAGCGTGCGGCGCTTGGCGCGGGCGCGATTGTCATGGACGTAATCGCCTCCAACGACAAGCGTCTCCCCCACCAGCAGATCGAACGCATCCGGCACTTGCGCCCGGATATGATCCTGCTTTCGGGCGGGATCGACGGTGGCACAACCACCCATGTGGTTGAGATTGCAGAGCTGGTCTCCGCCGCCGATCCGAGACCGCGTCTTGGTACCGGTTATAAGCTGCCTATCATTTATGCAGGCAATAGAGACGCCACCGATGCGGTACAAAAGACGCTCTCAAGCAAGGTGGACCTTCGTACAGTTGCGAATCTGCGTCCGGTACTGGAAACGGAAAACCTCGGCCCCGCTCGCGAGGAAATCCATGAGCTCTTCATGGAGCATGTTATGGCGCAAGCTCCGGGCTACCGCAAATTGATGGAGTGGACTGATGCCCCTATCATGCCCACACCCGGCGCGGTCGGGCTGATTATCAAGACGATAGCCGACCAGTACAATATCGAGGCGGTCGGAGTCGATATTGGCGGCGCCACGACCGACGTCTTTTCGGTTTTCCGCCCCGACGGCAAGACCGGCATTTTCAACCGGACAGTCTCCGCCAACCTGGGCATGTCCTACTCGATTTCAAATGTGTTCGCGGAGGCGACTTTGCCGATGGTCATGCGTTGGGTGCCGTTCGAAATGAACGAGCGCGACCTGCGCAACCGGGTCAAGAACAAGATGATCCGCCCCACGACCATCCCACAATCGATGCAGGAGCTGATTTTCGAGCAGGCGATTGCCAAAGAGGCCCTGCGGCTGGCGTTCATCCAGCACAAGAATTTCGCGACCGTTCTGAAAGGCGTGCAGCAGCAGCGTACGATCGCCGATGCGTTTGAGCAGTCCACATCCGGACAGACTATCGTGAACATGATGACTCTCGACATGCTGATCGGGTCGGGGGGGGTGCTCTCGCACGCGCCGCGCCGCCAGCAGGCCGGACTGATGCTGATTGACGCGTTCCTGCCCGAGGGCGTTACGCGGCTGGCGGTCGATTCGATCTTCATGATGCCGCAGCTGGGCGTGCTCACGGAAGTTCAGCCGCGCGCCGCCACCGAAGTTTTCGAAAAGGACTGCCTTATCCATCTGGGTACTTGTGTGGCGCCGGTGGGTGTCGCCAAGAAACCGGGCCCGATCCTGAAATATCACATCGCCCTGCCCGACGGCGCGGTCAGCGGCACGCTCGATTATCTCGAGATGAAGCTGTTCAGGCTGGGCCTTCAGGAGAACGGCCTTCCGCAAACTGCGCGCGCCGTGCTGGAGCCGGAGCGTGGGTTCGATATTGGCGCCGGTCCGGGCAACAAGGTCGAGCGCGACCTCCACGGCGGCGTGGTGGGGATCATTCTGGACGGCAGAGGGCGACCGTTCGATCTTTCGTCGCTGGCGGATAAGGACCGGGTCGCCTTCCTCAAGAAGTGGATGACCGACCTGGATATATACCCGGCAGAAGCGCTGGAAAAGTCACTTTAG
- a CDS encoding DUF6754 domain-containing protein, producing MTDRYRPLLTPPVALFLFALAISPATFAQNPEPNPSDSALISAVGSSLMTGPRPAVILSGGDRDNDDGGEIRLTWQLSPDDIKGGIVTGYKVLKASEPGGPFVEVGDMAPGTSQLEGGETDDGRPYYFKVITLSMVPSGNGALVEVSSESEIYGPIVSSAQWFHMGRLNVFVGSVLVVFLILFMIRKARSGRELYVRKIAGLDAVDEAIGRATEMGKKVIYVPGIDDMDNVMTIASMIILGYVAEMTATYDTYLEVPVSKSMVMVTAKEVVKEAYTKVGRADSYKMDQVHYLTDDQFGYAAAIDGIVVREKPATMFYIGSFFAESLILAEIGNAAGAIQIAGTAQPTQLPFFVTACDYTLLGEEMFAASAYLSKEPRLLGSLKGQDYVKAVILVLVVIGIILETFGVWDFSRLFTVV from the coding sequence TTGACCGACCGTTACCGACCGCTCCTGACCCCGCCGGTAGCTCTCTTTCTCTTTGCCCTGGCCATATCGCCCGCAACTTTCGCCCAAAATCCGGAACCGAATCCGTCTGACTCCGCTCTGATCTCGGCGGTCGGCTCCTCGCTCATGACCGGGCCGCGTCCTGCCGTGATCCTGTCCGGCGGCGACCGCGACAACGATGACGGAGGCGAAATCCGCCTCACCTGGCAGCTTTCGCCCGATGACATCAAAGGCGGCATCGTTACCGGCTACAAAGTGCTCAAGGCCTCGGAGCCGGGCGGCCCGTTTGTAGAGGTCGGCGATATGGCGCCCGGCACAAGTCAGCTCGAGGGTGGGGAAACCGACGACGGTCGGCCGTATTACTTCAAAGTGATCACGCTGTCGATGGTTCCGTCGGGCAACGGTGCTCTGGTCGAGGTTTCGAGCGAATCAGAGATCTACGGTCCGATCGTCTCATCGGCGCAATGGTTCCACATGGGGCGGCTGAACGTCTTTGTCGGTAGTGTCCTGGTCGTCTTTCTCATTCTCTTTATGATCCGGAAGGCCAGATCCGGCCGCGAGCTCTACGTCCGCAAGATCGCCGGTCTGGATGCGGTCGACGAGGCCATCGGGCGCGCCACCGAGATGGGCAAGAAAGTCATCTATGTACCGGGGATCGACGACATGGACAACGTGATGACCATCGCGTCGATGATCATCCTCGGCTATGTTGCCGAGATGACCGCTACATATGATACCTATCTCGAGGTGCCGGTATCCAAGTCCATGGTGATGGTTACGGCAAAAGAAGTGGTCAAGGAGGCCTATACCAAAGTCGGGCGCGCCGACTCGTACAAGATGGACCAGGTGCATTATCTCACCGATGATCAATTTGGGTATGCGGCGGCAATCGACGGTATCGTGGTGCGTGAAAAGCCCGCGACCATGTTCTACATCGGTTCGTTCTTCGCTGAATCTCTCATTCTTGCTGAAATTGGAAACGCGGCCGGAGCTATTCAGATTGCCGGTACGGCTCAGCCGACCCAGTTGCCGTTCTTCGTGACCGCGTGTGACTATACGCTGCTCGGCGAGGAGATGTTCGCGGCCTCGGCGTATCTCTCGAAAGAGCCCAGACTGCTCGGTTCGCTTAAGGGACAGGATTACGTTAAGGCGGTAATCCTCGTCCTCGTGGTCATCGGCATTATACTCGAAACTTTCGGTGTCTGGGACTTCTCCCGACTCTTCACGGTGGTATAG